The following proteins come from a genomic window of Pseudomonas sp. WJP1:
- a CDS encoding polyamine ABC transporter substrate-binding protein: MKNLKRFIVPALCATVLGGGAHAEERTLRVYNWFDYITPKALEDFKTQNPQTKLVYDIFDTNEALEAKLLTGNSGYDVVVPSNVFLAKQIEAGVFQPLDRSKLPNWNHLDPKLMKLIEANDPGNKFAVPYMYGTILIGFNPDKVKAALGENAPVDSWDLIFKEENISKLKQCGVALLDSPSEILPLALQHLGLDPNSKKPADYDKAEALLMKIRPHVTYFHSSKYMADIANGDICVAVGYSGSFSQAANRAKEAKNGVVVDMRLPKEGAPIWFDMLSIPKGAKNPQDAYTFINYLLQPQVIAPVSDFVGYPNPNKDATELVDPAIRNNPNLYPTEAAMGTLYTLQPLPRDAERARTRAWTKIKSGT; this comes from the coding sequence ATGAAAAATCTCAAGCGGTTTATCGTTCCGGCCCTGTGCGCCACGGTGCTCGGTGGCGGCGCTCATGCAGAAGAACGAACGTTGCGCGTCTACAACTGGTTCGACTACATCACCCCCAAGGCCCTGGAAGATTTCAAGACCCAGAATCCACAGACCAAACTGGTCTATGACATCTTCGACACCAACGAAGCGCTGGAAGCCAAGCTGCTGACCGGCAACTCCGGCTACGACGTGGTGGTGCCGTCCAACGTGTTCCTGGCCAAGCAGATTGAAGCCGGGGTGTTCCAGCCACTGGATCGCAGCAAACTACCAAACTGGAACCACCTCGATCCCAAGCTGATGAAGCTGATCGAGGCCAACGACCCGGGCAACAAGTTCGCCGTCCCGTACATGTACGGCACCATCCTGATCGGCTTCAACCCGGACAAGGTCAAGGCCGCACTCGGTGAAAACGCGCCGGTGGACAGCTGGGACCTGATCTTCAAGGAAGAGAACATCAGCAAGCTCAAGCAGTGCGGCGTCGCCCTGCTCGATTCGCCGTCGGAGATCCTGCCCCTGGCCCTGCAACACCTTGGCCTGGATCCCAACAGCAAAAAGCCTGCGGACTACGACAAGGCTGAAGCACTGCTGATGAAGATCCGTCCGCACGTCACCTACTTCCACTCGTCCAAGTACATGGCCGACATCGCCAATGGTGACATCTGCGTCGCCGTCGGCTACTCCGGCAGCTTCTCCCAGGCCGCCAACCGTGCCAAGGAAGCCAAGAACGGAGTGGTTGTCGACATGCGCCTGCCCAAGGAAGGTGCGCCGATCTGGTTCGACATGCTCTCCATCCCGAAAGGCGCGAAGAACCCGCAAGACGCCTACACCTTCATCAACTACCTGCTGCAGCCCCAGGTGATCGCGCCTGTCAGCGACTTCGTGGGTTATCCGAACCCGAACAAGGACGCCACGGAACTGGTCGACCCGGCGATCCGCAACAACCCGAACCTGTACCCGACCGAAGCGGCCATGGGCACCCTCTACACCCTGCAACCGCTGCCGCGCGATGCCGAACGCGCACGCACCCGGGCGTGGACCAAGATCAAGTCGGGGACTTGA
- a CDS encoding histone deacetylase family protein, producing the protein MLTIYSDDHHLHHGRCELIDGQLKPCFEMPSRADHVLSRVQKQNLGPVEAPKDFGLGPIERIHSRDYLDFFKGAWARWTAFNTDGDLLPYTWPARTLRRVKPTSLHGELGYYSFDGGAPITAGTWQAAYSAAQVALTAQAEIQRGARSAFALCRPPGHHAASDLMGGYCYLNNAAIAAQAFLDQGHKKVAILDVDYHHGNGTQSIFYERSDVLFTSIHGHPEAEFPFFLGYEDERGEGAGEGFNFNYPLPAGSGWDSWSAALEQACNEIETYGADIVVVSLGVDTFKDDPISQFKLDSPDYLAMGKRIARLGVPTLFVMEGGYAVEEIGINAVNVLEGFENA; encoded by the coding sequence ATGCTGACGATCTACTCGGACGATCACCACCTGCACCATGGCCGATGCGAACTCATCGACGGGCAACTCAAGCCCTGCTTTGAAATGCCTTCGCGTGCCGACCATGTGCTGTCACGTGTGCAAAAGCAGAACCTGGGCCCGGTAGAAGCGCCGAAGGATTTTGGCCTGGGGCCAATCGAGCGCATCCACAGCCGCGACTATCTCGACTTTTTCAAAGGCGCCTGGGCACGCTGGACCGCGTTCAACACCGACGGTGACTTGCTGCCCTACACCTGGCCGGCCCGCACCTTGCGTCGCGTTAAGCCCACCAGCCTGCACGGCGAACTGGGCTACTACAGCTTCGACGGCGGCGCGCCAATCACCGCCGGCACCTGGCAAGCCGCGTACAGCGCGGCGCAAGTCGCCCTCACCGCGCAAGCAGAAATCCAGCGCGGCGCGCGCAGTGCCTTCGCCCTGTGCCGTCCACCAGGACACCACGCCGCCAGCGACTTGATGGGAGGTTATTGCTACCTCAACAACGCTGCCATCGCCGCCCAGGCCTTTCTCGACCAGGGCCACAAGAAAGTCGCGATCCTCGATGTCGACTACCACCACGGCAACGGCACCCAGTCGATTTTCTACGAGCGCAGCGACGTGCTGTTCACTTCGATCCATGGCCACCCGGAAGCCGAGTTCCCGTTCTTCCTCGGCTATGAGGACGAGCGCGGCGAAGGCGCCGGTGAAGGCTTCAACTTCAACTATCCTTTGCCCGCCGGCAGCGGCTGGGATAGCTGGAGCGCGGCGCTGGAGCAGGCCTGCAACGAGATCGAAACCTATGGCGCCGACATCGTCGTCGTGTCCCTGGGCGTGGATACGTTCAAGGACGACCCGATCTCCCAGTTCAAGCTCGACAGCCCCGATTACCTGGCCATGGGCAAACGCATCGCCAGGCTTGGCGTGCCGACGCTGTTCGTGATGGAAGGCGGTTACGCGGTAGAAGAGATCGGCATCAACGCCGTCAACGTTCTTGAAGGCTTTGAAAACGCTTAA
- a CDS encoding AraC family transcriptional regulator — protein sequence MLHSHLTTLNAVSLVLDTFKAQGLPSDTLLAGSGICAADLARADTRITTNQEMQVCANAVALKHDIGLELGRRMHVSSYGMLGYALLTSATFGDALRLAMRYPALLGTLFELSLEEDDERVWFVAADYRENPALAAFNAEFCLVSLKVTCDDLLGHPLPLLAARLEHAAPDYEASYYDHFNCPLHFGAQDNAFAFDKRWLDQPLPLADAITHQAMAERCRKQNTEFTGRQAWLGRIRQLLSTQLHAAPGLEGLAEQMNCSARTLRRHLKELGCSYQELLDELRFEQAKLLLCEDQMPIYRIAEALGFSETASFRHAFVRWSGVAPSQFRP from the coding sequence ATGCTCCACTCCCACCTCACCACCCTCAACGCCGTTTCCCTGGTGCTCGACACCTTCAAGGCCCAAGGCCTGCCCAGCGACACCCTGCTCGCCGGCAGTGGCATCTGCGCCGCGGATCTGGCCCGGGCGGACACGCGCATCACCACCAATCAAGAGATGCAGGTCTGCGCCAACGCCGTCGCGCTCAAGCACGATATCGGCCTGGAACTGGGTCGACGCATGCACGTTTCGTCCTACGGCATGCTCGGCTACGCCTTGCTCACCAGTGCCACCTTCGGTGACGCATTGCGCCTGGCGATGCGTTATCCGGCGCTGTTGGGAACACTTTTCGAACTGAGCCTGGAAGAGGACGATGAACGCGTCTGGTTTGTCGCCGCCGATTATCGGGAGAATCCGGCGCTGGCGGCGTTCAACGCCGAATTTTGCCTGGTGTCGCTGAAGGTCACCTGCGACGACCTGCTCGGTCACCCATTGCCGCTGCTGGCTGCACGCTTGGAGCATGCAGCGCCCGACTATGAAGCGTCCTATTACGATCACTTCAACTGCCCCCTGCACTTCGGGGCGCAGGACAACGCCTTCGCGTTCGACAAGCGCTGGCTGGACCAGCCCTTGCCCCTGGCCGATGCCATCACCCACCAGGCCATGGCCGAGCGCTGCCGCAAGCAGAATACCGAGTTTACCGGGCGCCAGGCCTGGCTGGGGCGGATCCGCCAGTTGCTCAGCACACAATTGCATGCGGCACCGGGGCTCGAAGGGTTGGCCGAGCAGATGAATTGTTCAGCTCGTACGTTACGCCGGCATCTCAAGGAGCTGGGTTGCAGCTATCAGGAATTGCTCGATGAACTCAGGTTCGAGCAGGCAAAGCTGTTGCTCTGTGAAGACCAGATGCCGATCTATCGGATCGCCGAAGCATTGGGTTTCAGCGAGACCGCGAGTTTTCGCCATGCGTTTGTGCGGTGGAGTGGTGTGGCGCCGAGTCAGTTCCGGCCCTGA
- a CDS encoding LysE family translocator → MSLETWLLFSGAALVVILIPGPLSLLMISNSLNYGLVRSYPAFLGGVIASICLLSASALGLGALLLASEQLFSALKIVGALYLFYLAWQSWQQSRQPSHGAEVPQAVAVPRFRALFGRAFMLGASNPKDILFFAAFLPQFLSAEQAFLPQLLVMIATWTVLDLLCKLAYGLGAHGAARYLRSGKGQSWFNRISAGLFGGAGAASLLSSH, encoded by the coding sequence ATGAGTCTGGAAACCTGGCTGCTGTTCAGCGGCGCTGCGCTGGTGGTGATCCTGATCCCGGGGCCACTGTCTTTGCTGATGATCAGCAACAGTTTGAATTACGGCCTGGTGCGTTCCTACCCGGCGTTTCTCGGTGGCGTGATTGCCTCGATCTGTCTGTTGAGTGCTTCGGCGCTGGGCCTGGGCGCCCTGCTGCTGGCATCGGAACAGTTGTTCAGCGCCCTGAAAATCGTCGGCGCGCTGTACCTGTTCTACCTCGCCTGGCAGAGCTGGCAGCAGTCTCGCCAACCGTCCCACGGAGCCGAAGTGCCTCAGGCCGTAGCGGTGCCACGCTTTCGCGCCCTGTTCGGGCGCGCCTTCATGTTGGGCGCGAGCAATCCCAAGGACATTCTGTTCTTCGCCGCGTTTCTGCCGCAATTCTTGAGCGCCGAGCAAGCGTTCCTGCCGCAACTGCTGGTGATGATCGCCACCTGGACCGTACTCGACCTGCTGTGCAAGCTGGCCTACGGCCTCGGCGCCCACGGCGCGGCGCGGTATCTGCGCAGTGGCAAGGGCCAGAGCTGGTTCAACCGGATCAGTGCCGGACTGTTCGGCGGTGCCGGGGCTGCGTCCTTGCTCAGTAGCCATTAA
- a CDS encoding NCS2 family permease: MESRKSEASTLDLSPPIRNGWLERIFKLSLHGTTVKTELIAGLTTFITMAYIIFVNPNIMADAGIDHGAAFVATCIAAALGCLLMGLYANWPVGLAPGMGLNAFFTYTVVGTMGYNWETALGAVFVSGVLFMILTFSRIREWLLNSIPVSLRYAMGAGVGLFLGLIGLKTAGIVVDSPATLIKLGSLREPGPLLAAVCFLMIAILSYHKVFGAILISIITVTLAGWGLGLVHYEGIMSAPPSLAPTWMAMNVAGVFNVSMISVVLAFLFVHMFDTAGTLMGVAQRANLVGADGRIENLSRAMKADSASSVFGAVVGVPPVTSYVESAAGVAAGGRTGLTAVTVGVLFIAAMFFAPLAGMIPAYATAGALIYVAMLMMGGMAHIEWDEATDSIPAIVTAIMMPLTFSVADGIALGFITYVALKAGTGKYKEISVSLWVLCAIFIAKFIFL; encoded by the coding sequence GTGGAAAGCCGCAAATCCGAAGCATCGACGCTGGATCTCTCGCCGCCTATACGCAATGGCTGGCTGGAGCGCATCTTTAAACTCAGCTTGCATGGCACCACGGTGAAGACCGAGTTGATTGCCGGTCTGACAACCTTCATCACCATGGCCTACATCATCTTCGTCAACCCCAACATCATGGCGGACGCCGGGATCGACCATGGCGCGGCTTTCGTCGCCACCTGCATTGCCGCAGCCTTGGGCTGCCTGTTGATGGGCCTGTACGCCAACTGGCCGGTCGGCCTGGCACCGGGCATGGGCCTGAACGCTTTCTTCACCTACACCGTTGTCGGCACCATGGGCTACAACTGGGAAACCGCGCTGGGTGCGGTGTTCGTGTCCGGCGTGCTGTTCATGATCCTGACCTTCTCGCGCATCCGCGAATGGCTGCTCAACAGCATTCCGGTCAGCCTGCGCTACGCCATGGGCGCTGGCGTAGGCCTGTTCCTCGGGCTGATCGGCTTGAAAACCGCAGGCATCGTCGTCGATAGCCCGGCCACCCTGATCAAGCTCGGCTCCCTGCGCGAGCCTGGCCCGCTGCTCGCCGCCGTGTGTTTCCTGATGATCGCCATCCTTAGCTACCACAAGGTGTTCGGCGCGATCCTCATCAGCATCATCACCGTGACCCTGGCCGGTTGGGGCCTGGGCCTGGTGCACTACGAGGGCATCATGTCCGCCCCACCGAGCCTGGCCCCGACCTGGATGGCCATGAACGTTGCCGGCGTGTTCAACGTCAGCATGATCAGCGTGGTGCTGGCCTTCCTCTTCGTGCACATGTTCGACACCGCCGGCACCTTGATGGGTGTGGCCCAGCGCGCCAACCTGGTGGGCGCTGACGGTCGCATCGAAAACCTCTCGCGTGCCATGAAAGCCGACAGTGCATCCAGTGTTTTCGGTGCAGTTGTCGGCGTTCCACCCGTCACCAGCTACGTGGAAAGTGCCGCGGGCGTGGCGGCAGGTGGTCGGACTGGTCTTACCGCAGTGACCGTAGGTGTGCTATTTATTGCAGCCATGTTCTTCGCGCCGCTGGCCGGGATGATCCCCGCCTATGCAACGGCCGGTGCGCTGATCTATGTGGCCATGCTGATGATGGGCGGCATGGCCCACATCGAATGGGACGAGGCGACCGACAGCATTCCGGCGATCGTCACGGCAATCATGATGCCGCTGACCTTCTCGGTCGCCGACGGTATCGCGCTGGGCTTCATCACCTACGTGGCGTTGAAGGCCGGCACCGGCAAGTACAAGGAAATCTCCGTCAGCCTGTGGGTGCTCTGCGCAATTTTCATTGCCAAGTTCATCTTTCTGTAA
- a CDS encoding MarR family winged helix-turn-helix transcriptional regulator, with the protein MIDLKNPISQQQAMEAFFFGYQAFTAKADEMLERRGLSRVHQRIVFFIARYPNLSVKELLALLGVSKQALNMPLRQLLEMHLVDSVASETDKRKRLLELTAEGTRFEQSLRREQVKLLERVFAEAGETAVNGWLAVNLALGENQQKI; encoded by the coding sequence ATGATTGACCTTAAAAACCCGATTTCCCAGCAGCAGGCCATGGAAGCGTTTTTCTTCGGCTACCAGGCCTTCACCGCCAAGGCCGATGAAATGCTCGAACGGCGTGGCCTGAGTCGGGTGCATCAGCGCATCGTGTTTTTCATCGCCCGCTACCCGAACCTCAGCGTCAAGGAGCTGCTGGCCTTGCTCGGCGTGAGTAAACAGGCGCTGAACATGCCGTTGCGGCAACTGCTGGAGATGCATCTGGTCGACAGCGTGGCGTCCGAGACCGACAAGCGTAAGCGGCTGCTGGAATTGACCGCCGAAGGCACGCGGTTTGAACAGTCCCTGCGCCGTGAGCAGGTGAAATTGCTCGAGCGGGTGTTTGCCGAGGCCGGGGAGACGGCGGTGAATGGGTGGCTGGCGGTGAATCTGGCGCTTGGTGAGAACCAGCAAAAAATCTGA